Proteins encoded by one window of Thermobaculum terrenum ATCC BAA-798:
- a CDS encoding glycogen debranching N-terminal domain-containing protein, translated as MDYLVISDNHTFMVCEFSGDILQNDKPNGLYYRDTRYLSLLHMYLAGQSLDVLSHDDDTTYQANIILTNRRFEDEDGTRIPAGTLTVSRSYAVHGSLSQRLVLQNFNNFQVRTVLAMDLAADFMDMFEVRGIASGQRGELLDPHIEGNTVVLTYLGQDGVTRKLYIFFAISPSRVHTQDSGGTHVVRAEWDVDLTPQGTMDIEMIFEPVESEPVEVRRHAHEGAKVYNLILRRQRHETESWLDGSTKFFTDNVDLNNLIERSTLDIKALTGEYPTGRAIHAGIPWFAVPFGRDSIITSMQTLPLNPDLAIATLRFLAKYQGKEDDPWRDEEPGKIMHEMRFGELANRKLIPHTPYYGSVDATPLFVMLFAQVVRWTGDRALYSELLPSVMRALEWIDRWGDLDGDGFLEYKTRSELGIRNQGWKDSQDSILYPDGSLVSPPIALVEVQAYAYAAKLWLSQLVAEMGDQELANRLASEAANLKEAFNKHFWVSEASFFAQGLDDRKVPIKDITSNPGHALMCDIVDAELLPAFVHRLMQPDMLSGWGIRTRSLHDPNFNPVSYHNGSVWPHDNSLIIYGLYKNGFRDEANEVSYQILEASRYFRLNRLPELMCGFQRDEDNLRRPAEYPVSCSPQAWAAGTVFMMLRSMLGIEADGLNHTLRLSPSLPAWIESIEVSNLRVAHERVHFAVSRDGEVEVISRGDITILVE; from the coding sequence TTGAAGATGAGGATGGTACAAGGATACCTGCTGGTACTTTGACAGTTAGCAGGTCTTATGCAGTGCATGGTTCGTTGTCGCAGAGGCTTGTCCTGCAGAATTTCAACAACTTCCAGGTGCGGACAGTGCTGGCTATGGACCTGGCTGCAGATTTTATGGATATGTTTGAGGTCCGTGGCATTGCCTCAGGACAGCGCGGCGAGCTCTTAGATCCTCATATAGAAGGTAATACGGTAGTTTTGACTTATCTGGGGCAGGATGGTGTTACTAGGAAGCTGTACATCTTCTTTGCCATCTCGCCCTCTCGTGTGCACACACAGGACTCTGGTGGTACCCATGTGGTGAGAGCTGAGTGGGATGTGGACCTCACCCCTCAGGGCACTATGGATATAGAGATGATCTTTGAGCCGGTTGAGTCGGAGCCAGTGGAGGTCCGTAGGCACGCCCACGAAGGGGCCAAAGTTTACAATCTCATCCTCAGGAGGCAGAGGCACGAGACGGAGTCTTGGCTCGATGGTAGCACCAAGTTCTTCACAGATAATGTCGATCTAAACAACCTCATTGAGAGAAGCACTTTAGATATCAAAGCGCTTACGGGCGAGTATCCCACAGGTAGGGCAATTCATGCGGGCATACCATGGTTCGCGGTGCCCTTCGGGCGTGACTCTATCATCACTAGCATGCAGACTTTACCCCTGAACCCAGACCTAGCTATAGCTACGCTCAGGTTCCTGGCAAAGTACCAGGGGAAGGAGGATGATCCCTGGAGAGATGAGGAGCCCGGCAAGATCATGCATGAGATGCGGTTTGGGGAACTTGCAAACAGGAAGCTGATCCCGCATACCCCTTATTATGGCAGTGTGGATGCTACTCCACTGTTCGTGATGCTGTTTGCTCAGGTTGTGAGGTGGACCGGCGATAGGGCTCTCTATTCAGAACTTCTGCCCTCTGTCATGAGAGCTTTGGAATGGATTGATAGATGGGGAGATCTTGATGGCGATGGCTTCCTGGAGTACAAAACTAGATCCGAGCTAGGCATCAGGAACCAGGGATGGAAAGATTCCCAGGATTCTATTCTATACCCGGATGGGAGCTTGGTCTCTCCACCTATAGCGCTCGTAGAGGTGCAAGCTTACGCGTACGCTGCCAAGCTATGGCTATCTCAGCTTGTAGCCGAGATGGGAGATCAGGAGCTAGCCAATAGGTTGGCATCTGAGGCAGCTAATCTGAAGGAAGCCTTCAACAAGCACTTCTGGGTATCGGAGGCTAGCTTCTTTGCGCAAGGGCTGGATGACAGAAAAGTGCCTATCAAAGACATAACAAGCAATCCTGGTCATGCCCTGATGTGTGATATAGTCGATGCTGAGCTGCTGCCTGCCTTCGTGCATAGGCTCATGCAGCCAGATATGCTTTCCGGGTGGGGGATCAGGACACGTAGCTTGCATGATCCTAATTTTAACCCCGTGAGCTATCACAACGGCAGTGTTTGGCCTCACGATAACTCTCTGATAATATATGGTCTTTATAAGAATGGTTTCAGGGATGAGGCCAACGAAGTCTCCTATCAGATATTGGAGGCCTCTCGGTACTTCAGACTCAATAGGCTCCCTGAGCTAATGTGTGGCTTTCAGAGAGATGAAGATAACCTGAGGAGACCTGCGGAATATCCAGTCAGCTGTAGTCCCCAGGCATGGGCTGCAGGCACAGTCTTCATGATGTTGCGCAGCATGCTGGGCATCGAGGCTGATGGCCTGAACCATACTCTGAGGCTTAGTCCTAGCTTGCCAGCCTGGATAGAGAGCATAGAGGTATCAAACCTTCGAGTGGCACATGAAAGAGTGCACTTTGCTGTTAGCAGAGATGGAGAAGTTGAAGTAATATCTAGGGGAGACATAACTATCCTAGTAGAGTAA
- a CDS encoding phosphotransferase, whose amino-acid sequence MYTEVPTGPKITLSDQDLAVIAQNYGLGAILDKKLLNGAVNTIVLLKTSQGAFVARAHRPWTTAERLESVHTVMQSLKDRGFPVPKVGRTLDDRTWIQIRDRLVELQEYIPHDACIDSWDLYMHSFEILAKMHEYLLTLHVDHLFPPLVSTYVTPEQALKMLEDTDAICVEKARELGAEDALHIRQQARDILEALDREWKGYADRLPRQVVHGDYGWSNVLVKGGRIVGIIDFDFMAERERVFEVAYSLYWAFDRLEGDNWQNGFFPRVGRLVDRYNYLSRWPLLDVEISVLPYEMARVPLYWIAEAGYTPDPIGQIMLYSRHLPKARKLLELAG is encoded by the coding sequence GTGTACACCGAAGTTCCTACCGGCCCTAAGATTACCCTCAGTGACCAGGATCTGGCGGTTATCGCCCAAAACTATGGATTGGGGGCAATTCTAGATAAGAAGCTGCTGAACGGGGCCGTGAACACTATTGTGCTCTTGAAGACCTCTCAGGGAGCATTCGTAGCTAGAGCCCATAGACCATGGACCACAGCTGAGCGTCTAGAAAGCGTACACACCGTGATGCAGTCGCTTAAGGATAGGGGATTTCCCGTCCCCAAGGTCGGTAGGACTTTGGACGATAGAACCTGGATACAGATCAGAGATAGGCTGGTCGAGCTGCAAGAGTATATCCCCCACGATGCATGTATAGACAGCTGGGACCTTTATATGCACTCCTTCGAGATCTTGGCGAAGATGCATGAGTATCTACTTACGCTTCATGTAGACCATCTATTCCCCCCACTGGTTAGCACTTACGTTACCCCTGAGCAAGCTCTCAAGATGCTGGAAGACACTGATGCTATATGCGTTGAGAAGGCAAGGGAGTTGGGCGCGGAGGACGCCCTGCATATCAGGCAACAGGCTAGAGATATCCTGGAGGCCCTCGATCGTGAGTGGAAGGGCTATGCAGATAGGCTACCACGACAGGTAGTACATGGCGATTATGGCTGGAGCAATGTCCTGGTAAAGGGTGGTAGGATAGTAGGTATCATAGATTTCGATTTCATGGCTGAGCGTGAGCGCGTTTTTGAGGTAGCTTACAGTCTATATTGGGCTTTTGACCGCCTAGAAGGAGACAACTGGCAAAATGGCTTTTTCCCGAGGGTAGGCAGGCTTGTGGACCGCTACAACTACTTATCAAGATGGCCACTTCTGGACGTGGAAATCAGTGTGCTGCCATATGAGATGGCAAGGGTCCCACTTTATTGGATAGCCGAAGCTGGATATACTCCAGACCCGATAGGTCAGATAATGTTATATTCAAGGCATCTACCCAAGGCCAGAAAGCTTCTGGAGCTTGCAGGCTGA
- a CDS encoding pyridoxal phosphate-dependent aminotransferase: MRLKRRTSYKAETFTESVIREMTRRVIDKHGANGINLAQGYPDFPAPQEIKDAACRAIQEDINQYAITWGARNFREAIAQKTKKFLGVDVDPETEITVCCGATEGMISALMATLNPDDEVIIFSPFYENYGPDCILSGAQPKYISLNPPDWSFDRDELVSLFGPRTRGIIINTPHNPLGKVYSKDELEFIAALCQEHDVLVFTDEIYEHIVYDDSEHISMMTIEGMRDRTIVVNGLSKTYSVTGWRVGYVIAPPDITIAIRKVHDFLTVGAAAPLQEAGVVAMQMPDEYYIKMRQEYQERRDLLYQGLVDIGFVAYKPKGAYYIMAEIEKFGLGDDVEFANHLIDDYGVAVVPGSSFYHNPELGRGLVRFAFPKRIETIAKAVERLSPLGKLL, encoded by the coding sequence GTGCGTCTGAAGCGTAGGACCAGTTATAAGGCTGAGACGTTCACTGAGAGCGTCATTCGGGAGATGACCCGCAGGGTAATAGATAAGCACGGAGCTAATGGCATCAACCTAGCGCAAGGCTACCCAGACTTCCCAGCCCCCCAGGAGATTAAGGACGCCGCTTGCAGAGCAATTCAAGAGGATATTAACCAGTACGCTATAACCTGGGGCGCGCGCAATTTCAGGGAGGCCATTGCACAGAAGACCAAGAAGTTCCTCGGGGTGGATGTTGATCCCGAGACGGAGATAACGGTATGTTGTGGTGCTACCGAGGGCATGATATCTGCCCTAATGGCCACGCTTAATCCCGACGATGAGGTTATAATCTTCTCACCTTTCTATGAGAATTATGGTCCTGACTGCATCTTGTCTGGTGCTCAGCCTAAGTATATCTCTCTGAATCCTCCGGATTGGTCCTTCGATCGCGACGAGTTAGTGTCTTTGTTTGGACCTCGGACAAGGGGAATAATTATCAATACTCCTCATAATCCTCTTGGGAAGGTGTACAGCAAGGATGAGCTCGAGTTCATAGCTGCGCTATGTCAGGAACACGATGTGCTGGTTTTTACAGACGAGATATATGAGCATATAGTCTACGATGATAGCGAACACATCTCGATGATGACCATTGAGGGGATGAGAGACAGAACCATAGTCGTAAATGGCCTTAGTAAGACCTATAGTGTAACCGGATGGAGAGTGGGATACGTTATAGCACCACCCGACATAACTATAGCCATCAGGAAGGTACATGATTTTCTCACTGTAGGTGCAGCAGCACCTCTTCAGGAAGCAGGTGTTGTAGCCATGCAGATGCCTGATGAGTACTATATCAAGATGCGCCAAGAGTATCAGGAGAGGCGGGATCTACTCTACCAAGGACTAGTAGACATAGGTTTCGTGGCCTATAAGCCTAAAGGCGCTTACTATATTATGGCAGAGATCGAGAAGTTCGGCCTGGGTGATGATGTAGAATTTGCCAATCACCTTATTGATGACTACGGAGTAGCAGTTGTCCCGGGTTCCAGCTTCTATCATAACCCGGAGCTTGGGAGAGGGCTAGTCAGGTTTGCTTTCCCCAAGCGGATAGAGACAATAGCTAAGGCTGTCGAGAGATTATCACCTCTAGGTAAACTACTATAA
- a CDS encoding C40 family peptidase, with the protein MIRKILGLFLALVVAFVSLSFVSPTSEAAYVRPGSYATTTANLNLRSGPSTYYYVKRVIPYGGRVYVLSGPYNRYWYKVRWSGTVGYVHGYYLRSGSTVRTTSYYYSSKGQAIANTAKRYVGYRYAYYGNTPAEGFSCVGFTQWVYRLNGIWIPESLWGQYSMGWGVSRSNLRPGDLVFFQNTFWRGLSHAGIYVGNGWMIDSGTPQTGVHWSYIYDSYWRYRWFGARRLVN; encoded by the coding sequence GTGATCAGGAAAATTTTGGGGCTGTTTCTTGCCCTGGTAGTAGCCTTTGTGAGCTTAAGCTTCGTATCGCCAACTAGCGAAGCTGCCTATGTGAGACCTGGCTCTTATGCCACCACTACTGCAAACCTTAATCTGCGATCCGGCCCGAGCACCTATTACTACGTAAAGCGTGTGATCCCCTACGGCGGAAGGGTGTATGTGCTTTCCGGTCCCTATAATAGGTATTGGTACAAGGTCCGATGGAGCGGCACAGTAGGGTATGTTCATGGATATTACCTGCGCTCCGGTAGCACTGTTAGAACCACCAGCTACTATTACAGCAGCAAGGGACAGGCCATAGCCAACACAGCCAAGCGCTATGTAGGTTACAGGTATGCCTACTATGGCAACACTCCTGCTGAGGGCTTCAGTTGCGTTGGCTTTACCCAGTGGGTATACAGGCTCAACGGTATATGGATACCTGAAAGCCTGTGGGGCCAGTACAGCATGGGGTGGGGTGTATCCCGCAGCAACCTACGCCCTGGCGATCTGGTGTTCTTCCAGAACACTTTCTGGAGAGGTCTATCTCATGCTGGCATATACGTAGGCAATGGCTGGATGATAGACTCGGGGACGCCTCAAACTGGAGTCCACTGGAGCTACATCTACGATAGCTACTGGCGGTATCGCTGGTTCGGAGCTCGCAGGCTCGTCAACTAG
- the dtd gene encoding D-aminoacyl-tRNA deacylase produces MKILLQRVSRAEVRVDGSRVAKIDRGLLLFVGIAQDDDPEVIAPMAEKVANLRIFEDEQGKMNLSALQVGAAILVVSQFTLLADARKGRRPSFIEAAPPDRASAFIDCMVSCFRDMGFEVQTGRFGAHMEVELVNDGPVTIMLDSREILRRQTTID; encoded by the coding sequence ATGAAGATTCTTCTGCAAAGAGTGAGCAGAGCCGAGGTCCGTGTTGATGGATCTCGTGTAGCAAAGATAGATAGAGGTCTCCTGCTGTTCGTAGGTATCGCTCAGGATGATGACCCCGAAGTCATAGCTCCAATGGCGGAGAAGGTCGCTAACCTGCGGATATTTGAGGATGAGCAGGGGAAGATGAACTTGTCTGCCCTGCAGGTAGGCGCAGCCATTCTTGTCGTCTCACAATTTACGCTACTTGCTGACGCACGCAAAGGCAGGAGGCCAAGCTTCATCGAAGCTGCCCCTCCCGACAGGGCAAGCGCGTTCATAGACTGCATGGTAAGCTGCTTTAGAGATATGGGGTTTGAGGTCCAGACCGGACGATTCGGGGCACATATGGAAGTAGAGCTAGTGAATGATGGCCCTGTAACCATAATGCTGGACTCTCGAGAGATACTTAGAAGACAGACAACGATTGACTGA
- a CDS encoding PRC-barrel domain-containing protein: MSQGGVIDQIREGMEVLSSDGQKLGKIKNIWYGAASGMSSAYSDEESCIEVRSGGLFSKETLYIPFREIVDVSGNNVKIKADAQTVHKNPAWHTKPSWIGQ; encoded by the coding sequence ATGTCGCAGGGAGGAGTAATTGACCAGATAAGAGAAGGCATGGAAGTTCTATCCTCGGATGGCCAAAAGTTGGGCAAGATCAAGAACATCTGGTACGGAGCAGCTTCTGGTATGTCGTCCGCATACAGCGACGAGGAGAGTTGCATAGAGGTCAGAAGCGGAGGGTTGTTCAGCAAGGAGACCCTTTACATACCATTCCGCGAGATCGTAGATGTATCTGGTAACAACGTCAAGATTAAGGCTGATGCCCAGACTGTACACAAGAATCCAGCTTGGCATACAAAGCCTTCATGGATAGGCCAATAA
- the argS gene encoding arginine--tRNA ligase: MLQQEISQAKEAIREAIAQLGLPQPENIDLRQIPFSGQWGLATSVCHQLARNEVQVDIPEGLSKKEARKLLEAASRERAQSLAESIANYLSRKGIFADVQAQNGYVNMFFEPSDVALRLLATVHEQGDSYGRGNPKSETVMVEYGQPNTHKQFHIGHLRNTALGDSIARILDFAGYRKVLKASYIGDIGAHVIKWLWGYNKWHSGEQPPADPYKIGPWLESIYVEANSAIESNPDYQREYRDLFARWDRRDPEVVELWRRTREWSLNYFRRIFKELDVNFDVWFYESDFEEPGKKIVQDLLNKGVAEIDEGAPIVRIDQKLGLEKETYRTIVLQRSDGTSLYQTKELALTRTKFDEYKVDRILNVVDVRQTLYFQQVFKVLELLGYEQARNSQHIPYELVSLPTGPMSSREGTTVGYDEFATEMYERALEVVREKNPEMPQEQQERIARIVSMGSMKFGMLNRDNTRVLVFDKEEALDFDGFSAPYVQYAHARACRILEKAPDIDWENLRIGELSTVETNLLEMISRLNESVERAAREYKPLHVVNYVYELAKTFNEFYRVSPVLRAEEEVRNFRLAVVYATKVCLANSLYLLGIEAPEVM, from the coding sequence GTGTTACAGCAGGAGATAAGTCAGGCCAAAGAGGCAATCAGGGAAGCAATAGCACAGCTGGGCCTACCCCAGCCTGAAAATATAGATCTTAGGCAGATACCTTTCTCTGGGCAATGGGGATTAGCCACCTCGGTGTGTCATCAGCTGGCCAGGAATGAGGTTCAAGTAGATATCCCTGAGGGATTATCCAAGAAGGAAGCTCGTAAGTTGCTGGAGGCAGCTTCCCGTGAGAGGGCGCAATCGCTGGCCGAATCGATAGCCAACTACCTGTCCCGAAAGGGTATATTTGCGGATGTTCAGGCCCAGAATGGGTATGTAAACATGTTCTTTGAGCCCTCAGACGTAGCCTTGAGGTTACTTGCTACAGTGCACGAGCAGGGGGATAGTTACGGGCGAGGCAATCCGAAATCTGAGACCGTGATGGTAGAGTACGGCCAGCCTAACACTCACAAGCAGTTCCATATAGGTCATCTGAGGAACACTGCTCTAGGAGACTCCATAGCACGTATACTGGATTTTGCAGGCTATCGAAAGGTGCTTAAGGCGTCTTATATAGGTGATATAGGCGCTCACGTTATCAAGTGGCTATGGGGCTACAATAAGTGGCACAGTGGCGAACAGCCTCCTGCAGACCCTTATAAGATCGGCCCATGGTTGGAAAGTATATACGTAGAGGCCAACAGTGCCATAGAGTCCAATCCCGATTATCAGCGTGAGTACAGAGATCTCTTTGCACGCTGGGACAGAAGGGACCCAGAGGTAGTAGAGCTCTGGAGGCGAACGCGTGAGTGGAGCCTGAATTATTTCCGCAGGATATTTAAAGAATTGGACGTAAACTTCGATGTTTGGTTCTACGAGAGTGACTTCGAGGAGCCTGGCAAGAAGATTGTGCAGGACCTTCTGAACAAGGGGGTTGCCGAGATAGATGAGGGCGCTCCTATTGTAAGAATTGATCAGAAACTTGGGTTAGAAAAGGAGACCTACAGGACCATTGTCCTCCAGCGCAGCGACGGCACATCTCTATATCAAACGAAAGAGCTTGCTTTGACCCGTACGAAGTTCGATGAATACAAGGTCGATCGTATACTGAATGTGGTAGATGTCAGACAGACGCTTTACTTCCAGCAGGTGTTCAAGGTGCTAGAGCTGTTAGGTTATGAGCAGGCACGTAACAGCCAGCACATACCGTACGAGCTGGTTTCTCTACCGACGGGTCCCATGTCCTCGCGTGAGGGCACGACTGTGGGGTATGACGAGTTCGCCACAGAGATGTACGAGAGGGCGCTCGAGGTGGTTCGCGAGAAGAATCCTGAGATGCCTCAAGAGCAGCAGGAAAGGATAGCCCGCATAGTAAGTATGGGCTCCATGAAGTTTGGGATGCTCAACCGCGACAATACTCGAGTGCTGGTCTTTGATAAGGAAGAAGCCTTGGATTTTGATGGCTTTAGTGCACCATATGTTCAGTATGCTCATGCGAGAGCCTGTCGAATACTCGAGAAAGCTCCTGACATAGATTGGGAAAACCTCAGAATAGGGGAGCTGTCGACCGTGGAAACCAACTTGCTTGAGATGATCTCGCGTTTGAACGAGAGCGTGGAGCGGGCTGCCAGGGAGTACAAGCCTCTGCATGTTGTTAACTATGTGTACGAGCTTGCTAAGACTTTCAATGAGTTCTATAGAGTTTCCCCTGTTTTGAGAGCAGAGGAGGAAGTACGCAATTTCAGGCTAGCCGTGGTATATGCTACCAAAGTGTGTCTAGCAAACTCCTTGTACTTGCTTGGTATAGAAGCTCCTGAGGTCATGTAG
- a CDS encoding arginine deiminase family protein, which produces MSSLQVSSESGVLRKALVHTPGGELSMVAPSRLRDFLFSDILYEKGAREEHLTLVKVLREIFNVEVLQFTALLEEALSSSDPLDKLRLVEGVSDLEGLHAEDTIKLKAAFEDESQNDASYLARLLITGKLVGSDLSISDFIRHNLYQLQPVPNLMFVRDLAAVIGQEMFVGWNSQKVRRRENLLWRFILQHASIGQDITWHNWMMEDENSSPCYLEGGNILQPRPNILLIGHGVRTNSSAVERLIRHLQNVMEDTCYLFVIMLPDYIPHLDAVLSAISPFEYVAFPPAVKGHSQYSVDVLQVVLQQGKQPKTQVVDLLDSLQSTIGEPLDIIPCGGSDTVTQKREYWWGGASLLTVSPGKIISYNSPENTLNELSKRGYKIIQATDALSNPDSIRSCERCVITLRGLELTRARGGPRSLVMPLVREGV; this is translated from the coding sequence ATGAGTAGTTTGCAAGTGAGCTCCGAGAGCGGTGTGCTCCGGAAGGCCCTGGTACATACCCCAGGGGGGGAGCTCTCCATGGTTGCTCCCTCCAGGCTGCGTGACTTTCTATTTAGCGATATCCTCTATGAGAAGGGTGCCAGAGAGGAACACCTTACCCTGGTAAAAGTCTTACGGGAAATATTTAATGTTGAGGTTCTCCAGTTTACCGCCCTCCTTGAGGAGGCTTTGTCCTCCTCAGATCCTTTGGATAAGCTCAGGTTAGTAGAGGGTGTGTCAGATTTGGAAGGGCTGCACGCTGAGGATACCATCAAGCTAAAAGCCGCTTTCGAGGATGAATCCCAAAATGATGCCAGTTACTTGGCTCGTCTACTGATAACTGGTAAGCTCGTAGGCTCGGACCTCTCGATTTCCGACTTCATAAGGCATAATCTATATCAACTTCAGCCCGTACCAAACCTGATGTTTGTGCGCGACCTGGCGGCTGTCATCGGTCAAGAGATGTTTGTGGGATGGAACTCTCAGAAGGTGCGCAGACGAGAAAACCTGTTATGGAGGTTTATCCTGCAGCATGCCTCTATAGGGCAGGATATCACGTGGCATAACTGGATGATGGAGGATGAGAACAGCTCTCCTTGCTACCTAGAAGGAGGGAACATCTTGCAGCCTAGACCCAATATTTTGCTGATAGGGCATGGCGTTCGGACCAACTCTTCGGCAGTTGAGAGGCTTATAAGGCACCTTCAGAATGTTATGGAGGATACCTGCTACCTGTTTGTGATTATGCTTCCGGACTACATACCTCATCTGGATGCGGTGCTATCGGCAATTTCTCCCTTCGAGTATGTAGCCTTTCCTCCGGCGGTCAAGGGGCACAGTCAATACTCTGTGGATGTGCTCCAGGTAGTACTACAACAAGGCAAGCAGCCTAAGACGCAGGTGGTTGATCTACTTGATTCTCTGCAGAGTACGATAGGTGAACCCCTAGATATCATCCCCTGTGGAGGAAGCGATACAGTTACTCAGAAGCGTGAATACTGGTGGGGGGGAGCCAGCTTACTTACCGTCTCGCCTGGGAAGATTATTTCTTACAACTCTCCAGAGAACACTCTAAATGAGCTTAGCAAGAGGGGTTATAAGATCATTCAAGCTACCGATGCGCTAAGTAATCCCGATAGCATCCGCTCTTGTGAGAGATGTGTCATAACCCTGAGAGGTTTAGAGTTGACCAGAGCAAGGGGCGGCCCCAGAAGCCTTGTGATGCCTCTGGTCAGGGAAGGAGTTTAA
- a CDS encoding sulfatase family protein, producing the protein MNRPSIVLVTCHDLGTYLHCYGVPTPATPNLDRLAGEGLQFTNAFCVAPQCSPSRSAIATGRYPHSNGVMGLTHHPFDWDLYPDEKHIAQILKDLGYATFLLGHQHVTTNPSRLGFDLMFHDRRGEAVVNEFRRIVQAHDFQASPAYFEINLNQTHRPYEGEGLDVQSQREVFVPGFLPEAPESRDEMLQFYRSVEVADKLVGDVLEIVDQYGLRNEIIFVFTTDHGIAMPRAKCTLYDPGLRVSLLLRWPAGSFPTGQKIDSLVSNVDILPTLLAMIGIDPLPEFLQGKSFLPSMVDDRAVRDEVFAEKTFHSYYDPMRAIRTDRYKYIVNFESSFLVEVPGDIQMGVIFRRFTQLYSATQHPVIELYDLESDPLEEHNLAGNPDYADIERDLRGRLLQWMEATDDPLLQGPVASPSYRKALNVLKESP; encoded by the coding sequence GTGAATCGTCCCTCTATAGTGCTCGTGACATGTCATGATCTTGGTACTTATCTACATTGTTATGGCGTACCCACCCCTGCCACACCTAACCTGGACAGATTGGCAGGTGAGGGGCTACAGTTCACTAATGCTTTCTGTGTGGCCCCTCAATGCAGCCCAAGCAGATCGGCGATAGCCACCGGGCGTTATCCACATAGCAACGGAGTAATGGGACTGACCCATCATCCCTTCGATTGGGACCTATATCCTGATGAGAAACATATAGCTCAGATACTCAAAGACTTAGGCTATGCTACTTTCCTGCTAGGGCATCAGCACGTTACTACTAACCCATCAAGGTTAGGTTTTGACCTGATGTTTCATGACAGAAGAGGGGAAGCTGTAGTAAATGAGTTCAGGAGAATAGTGCAGGCTCACGATTTCCAGGCTTCTCCTGCCTACTTCGAAATAAACCTGAACCAGACTCATCGTCCATATGAAGGTGAAGGCTTGGACGTACAGTCCCAGCGTGAGGTTTTTGTTCCCGGCTTTCTACCAGAAGCCCCAGAGAGCAGGGATGAGATGCTGCAGTTCTATCGGTCTGTGGAGGTAGCCGACAAGCTGGTAGGGGATGTTCTAGAAATTGTAGATCAGTACGGCCTCAGGAATGAGATTATATTCGTGTTTACTACGGATCACGGCATTGCCATGCCCAGAGCCAAATGTACGCTCTATGATCCGGGATTACGTGTATCTCTGTTGTTGAGGTGGCCTGCTGGCTCATTTCCAACCGGGCAAAAGATCGATTCCCTGGTGAGCAATGTCGATATACTCCCCACTCTACTTGCTATGATCGGTATCGATCCTCTGCCGGAATTCCTGCAGGGGAAATCTTTCCTTCCGTCGATGGTAGATGATCGCGCGGTACGTGATGAGGTGTTTGCTGAGAAGACCTTCCACAGCTATTACGATCCTATGCGCGCGATAAGAACGGATAGGTATAAGTACATAGTTAACTTTGAATCAAGCTTCCTGGTAGAGGTGCCTGGCGATATCCAGATGGGAGTTATATTCCGCAGGTTCACTCAGCTTTACAGTGCAACACAGCATCCAGTGATCGAGCTGTATGATCTGGAGTCTGATCCCCTGGAGGAGCATAACTTAGCAGGTAATCCTGATTATGCTGACATTGAGAGAGATCTCAGAGGAAGGCTTCTACAATGGATGGAGGCCACAGACGATCCTCTGCTCCAGGGACCTGTAGCCTCCCCAAGTTATCGGAAAGCTCTCAATGTATTAAAGGAATCGCCTTAG